A single window of Onychomys torridus chromosome 8, mOncTor1.1, whole genome shotgun sequence DNA harbors:
- the Neurl4 gene encoding neuralized-like protein 4 isoform X3 — protein MAAGSGGNGGSGAGPGPGPGPGGGGGPGGSGPGLGSSGGLGSGGELHPRTGRLVSLSACGRTARRQQPGQEFNHGLVLSREPLRDGRVFTVRIDRKVNSWSGSIEIGVTALDPSVLDFPSSATGLKGGSWVVSGCSVLRDGRSVLEEYGQDLDQLVEGDRVGVERTATGELRLWVNGRDCGVAATGLPARVWAVVDLYGKCTQITVLPPEPGFSPPTPSPTPPLEPLAPPEDSALSEQGTSVDEDFASMELSEVVSNAILSAYNGGLLNVNLSSPPAGDGLASSGPATSPILTSNDALLFHEKCGTLIKLSNNNKTAERRRPLDEFNNGVVMTNRPLRDNEMFEIRIDKLVDKWSGSIEIGVTTHNPNSLEYPATMTNLQSGTIMMSGCGILTNGKGTRREYCEFSLDELQEGDHIGLTRKSNSALHFFINGIDQGVATPLTPPVVYGVVDLYGMAVKVTIVHNNNHSDRLRRNNAILRALSPEGALRRAAPAAQAEPERLLFHPNCGQKAAITHEGRTALRPHATDDFNHGVVLSSRALRDGEVFQVRIDKMVDKWAGSIEIGVTTHNPAYLQLPSTMTNLRSGTWMMTGNGVMHNGTTILDEYGHNLDRLKAGDTVGVVRREDGTLHFFVNGMTQGPAAWNVPPGVYAVVDLYGQAAQATIVDDVEVPPVSEPLPEGNNQMSPSSPSSAAGGSDLLFHQLHGSNAVITNGGRTALRHNCRSEFNDAIVISNRALRDGELFEIVIQKMVDRWSGSIEAGVTAIRPEDLEFPNTMTDIDYDTWMLSGTAIMQDGNTMRNNYGCDLDALGTGARIGMMRTAKGDLHYFINGQDQGAACSGLPPEVYAVVDLYGQCVQVSITNATGPMDNSLATSNTATEKSFPLHSPVAGVAHRFHSTCGKNVTLEEDGTRAVRVAGYAHGLVFSTKELRAEEVFEVKVEGLDEKWAGSLRLGLTTLAPEEMGPGTGSGPGLPPSLPELRTKTTWMVSSCEVRRDGHLQRMNYGRSLERLGVGSRVGIRRGADDTMHILVDGEDMGPAATGIAKNVWAVLDLYGPVRSVSIVSSTRLEEPEGTQPPSPSSDTGSEGEEDDEGEEHGLRGQNQVGVMPTALEFLENHGKNILLSNGNRTATRVASYNQGIVVIGQPLVPHLLVQVRIDFLNRQWTSSLVLGVVTCPPERLNFPASACALKRAAWLLRGRGVFHNGVKICEKFGPNLDTCPEGTILGLRLDCSGGLHLHINGVDQGVAVPDVPQPCHALVDVYGQCEQVTIVSPDPAAASGKISGTQGDMEKADMVDGIKESVCWGPPPAASPLKSCEYHALCSRFQELLLLPEDYFMPPPKRSLCYCESCRKLRGDEAHRRRGEPPREYALPFGWCRFNLRVNPHLEAGTPTKKWHMAYHGSSVAAVRRVLDRGELAAGTTSILSCRPLKGEPGVGFEEPGENCAPAREGQPPAVLLSPSLQYAGAETLASKVQFRDPKSQRTHQAQVAFQVCVRPGSYTPGPPSAALRELPDQHFSPSELEWVTKEKGATLLYALLVRVE, from the exons ATGGCGGCGGGGTCGGGTGGGAATGGGGGCTCTGGGGCAGGCCccgggccggggccggggccaggcgggggtgggggcCCTGGCGGCAGCGGCCCAGGCCTGGGGTCCAGCGGGGGTCTCGGCAGCGGCGGGGAGCTGCACCCGCGCACTGGGCGCTTGGTAAGCCTGTCGGCCTGCGGGCGCACGGCGCGGCGGCAGCAGCCGGGCCAGGAGTTTAACCACGGGTTGGTGCTGAGCCGGGAACCCTTGCGCGACGGACGCGTCTTCACTGTCCGCATCGACCGCAAG GTCAACTCCTGGAGTGGTTCCATCGAAATTGGAGTAACAGCTCTGGATCCCAGTGTGCTGGACTTCCCAAGCAGTGCCACTGGGCTGAAGGGGGGGTCCTGGGTAGTATCAGGCTGCTCGGTGCTGAGGGATGGGCGCTCTGTGTTGGAGGAATATGGCCAGGACCTGGACCAGCTTGTCGAAGGGGACCGTGTGGGTGTGGAGCGCACAGCCACTGGGGAGCTCCGGCTCTGGGTGAATGGGCGGGATTGTGGTGTGGCTGCCACAGGCCTGCCTGCTCGTGTCTGGGCTGTTGTGGACCTTTATGGCAAGTGCACCCAGATCACTGTACTGCCCCCTGAGCCAGGCTTCAGCCCTCCTACGCCTAGCCCTACACCTCCCCTTGAGCCCTTAGCCCCTCCAGAAGATTCTGCCTTGTCGGAACAGGGGACCTCTGTGGATGAAG ACTTTGCCAGCATGGAGCTCTCCGAGGTGGTGAGCAATGCTATCCTGTCTGCCTACAATGGAGGCCTCCTTAATGTGAACCTGAGCTCCCCACCAGCTGGGGATGGATTAGCATCCAGTGGACCTGCTACTTCTCCCATCCTCACTTCCAATGATGCCCTGCTCTTTCATGAGAAGTGTGGAACCCTCATCAAACTCAGCAACAATAACAAGACGGCCGAGCGCCGGAGGCCCCTGGATGAATTCAACAATGGTGTTGTCATGACCAACCGCCCACTTCGGGATAATGAGATGTTTGAG ATCCGTATTGATAAGCTTGTAGACAAGTGGTCAGGCTCCATCGAGATTGGTGTCACTACCCACAATCCCAACAGCCTGGAGTACCCAGCCACCATGACCAACCTCCAGTCAG GTACCATCATGATGAGTGGCTGTGGGATCCTGACCAATGGCAAGGGTACTCGCCGGGAGTACTGTGAATTCAGTCTGGATGAACTGCAG GAGGGTGACCATATTGGCCTCACGAGGAAGTCCAACTCTGCCCTGCACTTCTTCATTAATGGCATTGATCAGG GTGTAGCGACCCCACTGACTCCACCAGTGGTGTATGGTGTAGTGGACTTGTATGGGATGGCTGTGAAAGTGACCATCGTCCACAATAATAACCACAGTGACCGTCTCCGCCGGAACAATGCCATCCTGAGGGCTCTGTCCCCGGAGGGGGCTCTCCGTCGGGCTGCTCCTGCTGCCCAGGCAGAACCTGAACGCCTGCTCTTCCATCCAAACTGTGGACAGAAGGCAGCCATCACCCACGAGGGACGCACTGCTCTTAGGCCCCA CGCCACTGATGACTTCAATCATGGCGTCGTACTGAGCAGCAGAGCCCTCCGGGATGGGGAGGTGTTCCAGGTGCGCATTGACAAGATGGTGGACAAATGGGCTGGCTCCATTGAGATTGGTGTCACTACCCACAACCCCGCCTACCTCCAGTTACCCTCTACTATGACCAATTTACGCTCTG GGACCTGGATGATGACTGGGAATGGGGTCATGCACAATGGGACAACCATCCTAGATGAATATGGGCACAACCTGGACCGCCTCAAG GCAGGGGACACAGTGGGCGTGGTACGGCGGGAGGATGGAACTCTCCACTTCTTTGTCAATGGAATGACTCAGGGCCCTGCTGCCTGGAATGTCCCCCCAGGAGTCTATGCTGTCGTCGATCTCTATGGCCAGGCTGCCCAGGCCACTATTGTGGATGACGTGG AGGTGCCTCCAGTCTCTGAGCCACTCCCTGAAGGGAACAACCAGATGTCTCCAAGTTCTCCATCCTCAGCAGCTGGGGGCTCCGACCTACTCTTCCACCAGCTGCATGGCAGTAATGCAGTCATCACTAATGGGGGTCGGACTGCTCTCCGCCATAACTGCCGAAGCGAGTTCAATGATGCCATTGTCATTTCCAACCG AGCCCTGCGGGATGGAGAACTGTTTGAAATTGTCATTCAGAAGATGGTGGATCGCTGGTCAGGCTCCATTGAAGCTG GAGTGACTGCTATCCGGCCTGAAGACCTGGAGTTCCCCAACACCATGACGGACATTGACTATGACACATGGATGCTAAG TGGCACAGCTATCATGCAGGATGGGAACACAATGCGCAACAACTATGGCTGTGACCTGGATGCTCTGGGCACTGGTGCACGCATTGGCATGATGCGGACTGCCAAGGGGGACCTGCACTACTTCATTAACGGACAGGATCAAGGCGCTGCCTGCTCAGGCTTGCCTCCGG AGGTGTATGCAGTAGTGGATCTCTATGGCCAGTGTGTCCAAGTGTCCATCACTAATGCCACTGGCCCCATGGACAACAGCCTGGCGACCAGCAACACTGCCACTGAGAAGTCATTCCCTCTGCATTCCCCAG TGGCGGGTGTAGCTCACCGATTCCACAGCACATGTGGCAAGAACGTCACTCTGGAGGAGGATGGCACACGGGCAGTTCGTGTGGCTGGCTATGCTCATGGCCTCGTTTTTAGCACCAAGGAGCTCAGGGCTGAAGAAGTCTTTGAG gtgaAAGTGGAGGGGTTAGATGAGAAGTGGGCGGGGTCCCTCCGGCTGGGGCTGACCACGCTAGCACCCGAGGAGATGGGGCCTGGAACAGGCAGTGGGCCGGGGCTGCCCCCCTCCTTGCCTGAACTCCGGACAAAGACCACCTGGATGGTGTCCAGCTGTGAAGTGAGGCGAGATGGGCATCTGCAAAGGATGAACTATGGCCGGAGCCTCGAGAGGCTAGGG GTGGGGAGCCGTGTGGGCATCCGTAGGGGCGCAGATGACACGATGCACATCCTGGTAGATGGAGAAGATATGGGGCCTGCAGCCACTGGCATTGCTAAG AATGTGTGGGCTGTGTTGGATCTGTACGGGCCAGTGCGTAGTGTGTCCATTGTCAGCTCCACAAGGCTAGAGGAACCAGAAGGCACCCAGCCACCTTCTCCCAGCTCAGACACTGGCAGTGAGGGCGAGGAAGATGATGAGGGCGAGGAGCATGGGCTGAGA GGCCAGAATCAAGTGGGTGTTATGCCCACAGCCCTTGAATTCCTGGAGAACCATGGGAAGAATATCCTCTTATCCAATGGTAACCGGACAGCCACACGAGTGGCCAGCTACAATCAGGGCATCGTTGTCATCGGCCAGCCCCTGGTACCCCATCTGCTTGTTCAG GTGCGGATAGACTTCCTGAACCGACAGTGGACGTCGTCCCTCGTCCTGGGAGTTGTCACCTGCCCACCTGAGAGGCTTAActtccctgcctctgcttgcGCGCTTAAACGGGCAGCCTGGCTCCTGCGGGGCCGCGGTGTCTTCCACAATGGTGTGAAG ATATGTGAGAAGTTTGGGCCAAATCTTGACACCTGCCCTGAAGGCACCATCCTGGGGCTGCGGCTAGACTGCTCTGGAGGGCTCCATCTCCATATCAATGGGGTGGACCAAGGGGTGGCTGTGCCAGATGTGCCCCAGCCATGCCATGCACTTGTGGACGTCTATGGACAATGTGAACAG GTGACTATTGTGAGTCCTGACCCAGCGGCTGCCAGTGGGAAGATCTCTGGAACCCAAGGAGACATGGAAAAGGCTGATATGGTTGATG GTATAAAGGAAAGTGTGTGCTGGGGGCCGCCGCCTGCTGCTAGCCCTTTAAAGAGCTGCGAGTACCATGCACTTTGCTCTCGCTTCCAAGAATTGCTGTTGCTTCCAG AGGATTATTTCATGCCTCCACCGAAGCGGAGCTTATGCTACTGTGAATCTTGCCGAAAGCTGCGAGGAGATGAGGCCCATAGGCGCCGAGGAGAGCCTCCCCGGGAATACGCCCTGCCTTTTGGATGGTGCCGGTTCAACCTTAG GGTGAACCCTCACCTAGAAGCTGGGACACCAACAAAGAAGTGGCACATGGCGTACCATGGGAGCAGTGTGGCCGCTGTGCGGAGGGTGCTGGACCGGGGGGAGCTGGCGGCAG GTACTACCTCCATCCTGAGCTGCCGACCCTTGAAGGGAGAGcctggggtgggatttgaggaGCCTGGAGAGAACTGTGCACCCGCCCGGGAGGGGCAGCCTCCTGCCGTGCTGCTCTCCCCATCCCTTCAGTATGCTGGGGCGGAGACCCTGGCCTCCAAAGTGCA ATTCCGGGACCCCAAATCCCAGCGGACACACCAGGCTCAGGTGGCCTTTCAGGTGTGTGTGCGCCCTGGCTCCTACACTCCTGGGCCTCCTTCGGCTGCCCTCAGAGAACTTCCTGACCAGCACTTCAGCCCATCGGAACTTGAGTGGGTCACTAAGGAAAAAGGAGCCACACTCCTCTATGCCCTGCTGGTTCGGGTGGAGTAG
- the Neurl4 gene encoding neuralized-like protein 4 isoform X1, translating into MAAGSGGNGGSGAGPGPGPGPGGGGGPGGSGPGLGSSGGLGSGGELHPRTGRLVSLSACGRTARRQQPGQEFNHGLVLSREPLRDGRVFTVRIDRKVNSWSGSIEIGVTALDPSVLDFPSSATGLKGGSWVVSGCSVLRDGRSVLEEYGQDLDQLVEGDRVGVERTATGELRLWVNGRDCGVAATGLPARVWAVVDLYGKCTQITVLPPEPGFSPPTPSPTPPLEPLAPPEDSALSEQGTSVDEAFMVSPAQARPETFPNSLDSHNDFASMELSEVVSNAILSAYNGGLLNVNLSSPPAGDGLASSGPATSPILTSNDALLFHEKCGTLIKLSNNNKTAERRRPLDEFNNGVVMTNRPLRDNEMFEIRIDKLVDKWSGSIEIGVTTHNPNSLEYPATMTNLQSGTIMMSGCGILTNGKGTRREYCEFSLDELQEGDHIGLTRKSNSALHFFINGIDQGVATPLTPPVVYGVVDLYGMAVKVTIVHNNNHSDRLRRNNAILRALSPEGALRRAAPAAQAEPERLLFHPNCGQKAAITHEGRTALRPHATDDFNHGVVLSSRALRDGEVFQVRIDKMVDKWAGSIEIGVTTHNPAYLQLPSTMTNLRSGTWMMTGNGVMHNGTTILDEYGHNLDRLKAGDTVGVVRREDGTLHFFVNGMTQGPAAWNVPPGVYAVVDLYGQAAQATIVDDVEVPPVSEPLPEGNNQMSPSSPSSAAGGSDLLFHQLHGSNAVITNGGRTALRHNCRSEFNDAIVISNRALRDGELFEIVIQKMVDRWSGSIEAGVTAIRPEDLEFPNTMTDIDYDTWMLSGTAIMQDGNTMRNNYGCDLDALGTGARIGMMRTAKGDLHYFINGQDQGAACSGLPPGKEVYAVVDLYGQCVQVSITNATGPMDNSLATSNTATEKSFPLHSPVAGVAHRFHSTCGKNVTLEEDGTRAVRVAGYAHGLVFSTKELRAEEVFEVKVEGLDEKWAGSLRLGLTTLAPEEMGPGTGSGPGLPPSLPELRTKTTWMVSSCEVRRDGHLQRMNYGRSLERLGVGSRVGIRRGADDTMHILVDGEDMGPAATGIAKNVWAVLDLYGPVRSVSIVSSTRLEEPEGTQPPSPSSDTGSEGEEDDEGEEHGLRGQNQVGVMPTALEFLENHGKNILLSNGNRTATRVASYNQGIVVIGQPLVPHLLVQVRIDFLNRQWTSSLVLGVVTCPPERLNFPASACALKRAAWLLRGRGVFHNGVKICEKFGPNLDTCPEGTILGLRLDCSGGLHLHINGVDQGVAVPDVPQPCHALVDVYGQCEQVTIVSPDPAAASGKISGTQGDMEKADMVDGIKESVCWGPPPAASPLKSCEYHALCSRFQELLLLPEDYFMPPPKRSLCYCESCRKLRGDEAHRRRGEPPREYALPFGWCRFNLRVNPHLEAGTPTKKWHMAYHGSSVAAVRRVLDRGELAAGTTSILSCRPLKGEPGVGFEEPGENCAPAREGQPPAVLLSPSLQYAGAETLASKVQFRDPKSQRTHQAQVAFQVCVRPGSYTPGPPSAALRELPDQHFSPSELEWVTKEKGATLLYALLVRVE; encoded by the exons ATGGCGGCGGGGTCGGGTGGGAATGGGGGCTCTGGGGCAGGCCccgggccggggccggggccaggcgggggtgggggcCCTGGCGGCAGCGGCCCAGGCCTGGGGTCCAGCGGGGGTCTCGGCAGCGGCGGGGAGCTGCACCCGCGCACTGGGCGCTTGGTAAGCCTGTCGGCCTGCGGGCGCACGGCGCGGCGGCAGCAGCCGGGCCAGGAGTTTAACCACGGGTTGGTGCTGAGCCGGGAACCCTTGCGCGACGGACGCGTCTTCACTGTCCGCATCGACCGCAAG GTCAACTCCTGGAGTGGTTCCATCGAAATTGGAGTAACAGCTCTGGATCCCAGTGTGCTGGACTTCCCAAGCAGTGCCACTGGGCTGAAGGGGGGGTCCTGGGTAGTATCAGGCTGCTCGGTGCTGAGGGATGGGCGCTCTGTGTTGGAGGAATATGGCCAGGACCTGGACCAGCTTGTCGAAGGGGACCGTGTGGGTGTGGAGCGCACAGCCACTGGGGAGCTCCGGCTCTGGGTGAATGGGCGGGATTGTGGTGTGGCTGCCACAGGCCTGCCTGCTCGTGTCTGGGCTGTTGTGGACCTTTATGGCAAGTGCACCCAGATCACTGTACTGCCCCCTGAGCCAGGCTTCAGCCCTCCTACGCCTAGCCCTACACCTCCCCTTGAGCCCTTAGCCCCTCCAGAAGATTCTGCCTTGTCGGAACAGGGGACCTCTGTGGATGAAG CCTTCATGGTGTCCCCAGCGCAGGCCCGGCCGGAGACGTTTCCTAACAGCCTTGATTCGCATAATG ACTTTGCCAGCATGGAGCTCTCCGAGGTGGTGAGCAATGCTATCCTGTCTGCCTACAATGGAGGCCTCCTTAATGTGAACCTGAGCTCCCCACCAGCTGGGGATGGATTAGCATCCAGTGGACCTGCTACTTCTCCCATCCTCACTTCCAATGATGCCCTGCTCTTTCATGAGAAGTGTGGAACCCTCATCAAACTCAGCAACAATAACAAGACGGCCGAGCGCCGGAGGCCCCTGGATGAATTCAACAATGGTGTTGTCATGACCAACCGCCCACTTCGGGATAATGAGATGTTTGAG ATCCGTATTGATAAGCTTGTAGACAAGTGGTCAGGCTCCATCGAGATTGGTGTCACTACCCACAATCCCAACAGCCTGGAGTACCCAGCCACCATGACCAACCTCCAGTCAG GTACCATCATGATGAGTGGCTGTGGGATCCTGACCAATGGCAAGGGTACTCGCCGGGAGTACTGTGAATTCAGTCTGGATGAACTGCAG GAGGGTGACCATATTGGCCTCACGAGGAAGTCCAACTCTGCCCTGCACTTCTTCATTAATGGCATTGATCAGG GTGTAGCGACCCCACTGACTCCACCAGTGGTGTATGGTGTAGTGGACTTGTATGGGATGGCTGTGAAAGTGACCATCGTCCACAATAATAACCACAGTGACCGTCTCCGCCGGAACAATGCCATCCTGAGGGCTCTGTCCCCGGAGGGGGCTCTCCGTCGGGCTGCTCCTGCTGCCCAGGCAGAACCTGAACGCCTGCTCTTCCATCCAAACTGTGGACAGAAGGCAGCCATCACCCACGAGGGACGCACTGCTCTTAGGCCCCA CGCCACTGATGACTTCAATCATGGCGTCGTACTGAGCAGCAGAGCCCTCCGGGATGGGGAGGTGTTCCAGGTGCGCATTGACAAGATGGTGGACAAATGGGCTGGCTCCATTGAGATTGGTGTCACTACCCACAACCCCGCCTACCTCCAGTTACCCTCTACTATGACCAATTTACGCTCTG GGACCTGGATGATGACTGGGAATGGGGTCATGCACAATGGGACAACCATCCTAGATGAATATGGGCACAACCTGGACCGCCTCAAG GCAGGGGACACAGTGGGCGTGGTACGGCGGGAGGATGGAACTCTCCACTTCTTTGTCAATGGAATGACTCAGGGCCCTGCTGCCTGGAATGTCCCCCCAGGAGTCTATGCTGTCGTCGATCTCTATGGCCAGGCTGCCCAGGCCACTATTGTGGATGACGTGG AGGTGCCTCCAGTCTCTGAGCCACTCCCTGAAGGGAACAACCAGATGTCTCCAAGTTCTCCATCCTCAGCAGCTGGGGGCTCCGACCTACTCTTCCACCAGCTGCATGGCAGTAATGCAGTCATCACTAATGGGGGTCGGACTGCTCTCCGCCATAACTGCCGAAGCGAGTTCAATGATGCCATTGTCATTTCCAACCG AGCCCTGCGGGATGGAGAACTGTTTGAAATTGTCATTCAGAAGATGGTGGATCGCTGGTCAGGCTCCATTGAAGCTG GAGTGACTGCTATCCGGCCTGAAGACCTGGAGTTCCCCAACACCATGACGGACATTGACTATGACACATGGATGCTAAG TGGCACAGCTATCATGCAGGATGGGAACACAATGCGCAACAACTATGGCTGTGACCTGGATGCTCTGGGCACTGGTGCACGCATTGGCATGATGCGGACTGCCAAGGGGGACCTGCACTACTTCATTAACGGACAGGATCAAGGCGCTGCCTGCTCAGGCTTGCCTCCGGGTAAAG AGGTGTATGCAGTAGTGGATCTCTATGGCCAGTGTGTCCAAGTGTCCATCACTAATGCCACTGGCCCCATGGACAACAGCCTGGCGACCAGCAACACTGCCACTGAGAAGTCATTCCCTCTGCATTCCCCAG TGGCGGGTGTAGCTCACCGATTCCACAGCACATGTGGCAAGAACGTCACTCTGGAGGAGGATGGCACACGGGCAGTTCGTGTGGCTGGCTATGCTCATGGCCTCGTTTTTAGCACCAAGGAGCTCAGGGCTGAAGAAGTCTTTGAG gtgaAAGTGGAGGGGTTAGATGAGAAGTGGGCGGGGTCCCTCCGGCTGGGGCTGACCACGCTAGCACCCGAGGAGATGGGGCCTGGAACAGGCAGTGGGCCGGGGCTGCCCCCCTCCTTGCCTGAACTCCGGACAAAGACCACCTGGATGGTGTCCAGCTGTGAAGTGAGGCGAGATGGGCATCTGCAAAGGATGAACTATGGCCGGAGCCTCGAGAGGCTAGGG GTGGGGAGCCGTGTGGGCATCCGTAGGGGCGCAGATGACACGATGCACATCCTGGTAGATGGAGAAGATATGGGGCCTGCAGCCACTGGCATTGCTAAG AATGTGTGGGCTGTGTTGGATCTGTACGGGCCAGTGCGTAGTGTGTCCATTGTCAGCTCCACAAGGCTAGAGGAACCAGAAGGCACCCAGCCACCTTCTCCCAGCTCAGACACTGGCAGTGAGGGCGAGGAAGATGATGAGGGCGAGGAGCATGGGCTGAGA GGCCAGAATCAAGTGGGTGTTATGCCCACAGCCCTTGAATTCCTGGAGAACCATGGGAAGAATATCCTCTTATCCAATGGTAACCGGACAGCCACACGAGTGGCCAGCTACAATCAGGGCATCGTTGTCATCGGCCAGCCCCTGGTACCCCATCTGCTTGTTCAG GTGCGGATAGACTTCCTGAACCGACAGTGGACGTCGTCCCTCGTCCTGGGAGTTGTCACCTGCCCACCTGAGAGGCTTAActtccctgcctctgcttgcGCGCTTAAACGGGCAGCCTGGCTCCTGCGGGGCCGCGGTGTCTTCCACAATGGTGTGAAG ATATGTGAGAAGTTTGGGCCAAATCTTGACACCTGCCCTGAAGGCACCATCCTGGGGCTGCGGCTAGACTGCTCTGGAGGGCTCCATCTCCATATCAATGGGGTGGACCAAGGGGTGGCTGTGCCAGATGTGCCCCAGCCATGCCATGCACTTGTGGACGTCTATGGACAATGTGAACAG GTGACTATTGTGAGTCCTGACCCAGCGGCTGCCAGTGGGAAGATCTCTGGAACCCAAGGAGACATGGAAAAGGCTGATATGGTTGATG GTATAAAGGAAAGTGTGTGCTGGGGGCCGCCGCCTGCTGCTAGCCCTTTAAAGAGCTGCGAGTACCATGCACTTTGCTCTCGCTTCCAAGAATTGCTGTTGCTTCCAG AGGATTATTTCATGCCTCCACCGAAGCGGAGCTTATGCTACTGTGAATCTTGCCGAAAGCTGCGAGGAGATGAGGCCCATAGGCGCCGAGGAGAGCCTCCCCGGGAATACGCCCTGCCTTTTGGATGGTGCCGGTTCAACCTTAG GGTGAACCCTCACCTAGAAGCTGGGACACCAACAAAGAAGTGGCACATGGCGTACCATGGGAGCAGTGTGGCCGCTGTGCGGAGGGTGCTGGACCGGGGGGAGCTGGCGGCAG GTACTACCTCCATCCTGAGCTGCCGACCCTTGAAGGGAGAGcctggggtgggatttgaggaGCCTGGAGAGAACTGTGCACCCGCCCGGGAGGGGCAGCCTCCTGCCGTGCTGCTCTCCCCATCCCTTCAGTATGCTGGGGCGGAGACCCTGGCCTCCAAAGTGCA ATTCCGGGACCCCAAATCCCAGCGGACACACCAGGCTCAGGTGGCCTTTCAGGTGTGTGTGCGCCCTGGCTCCTACACTCCTGGGCCTCCTTCGGCTGCCCTCAGAGAACTTCCTGACCAGCACTTCAGCCCATCGGAACTTGAGTGGGTCACTAAGGAAAAAGGAGCCACACTCCTCTATGCCCTGCTGGTTCGGGTGGAGTAG